CCGCTTTCCACGCGGGGTGATGCTGTCCATTCGCCCATTCCCTCTGGCTGATCACCGACCCGCGTGCCATCGTCTTTTTGAATATCTTATCGCCCATTTCGGGACAAAGTACAAGCGCGCACTCGCCTTTTCGGCGAGTGCGGCCAATGCCGAGAGCGGCGGGGCCGACAACACGACCCCCAAGGGACACCCCTTGCCGGAGCCGTCACCTTCGCGGCCCCGGGGCTCCTGTCCCCGGCAGATAGACTAGGCGATCTTGATCTGGTTCGCTTGCTTGCTCTGGGAGAGGTTCTTGATCATCATGATGCCGCCGATAAGAAACTCCGCCGAAAAGCTCGCTGCACCGAATATGTCCGGGCTCTCCTGCTGCAGAAGCTCATCGCCAACCTCGAGGGCGAGACCCAGGCTCGCTGCCGTTATCCGGCGGTTCTCGGCGTCACTCAATCCACCATGGCTGACCGCCGCCTCGATATCCTTGATGAAGAAGGAAAATCCGAACAACGTGCCTTGCATCTCGACCTGCGACCGTACCGTTCCCATGTTGCGCCGGAGAACGAGGTAGAGCCCCCGGTTCCGCAGGATGCAGCGATAATAGACTTCGAAACAGCTGCGGGCGTGCGCGATGCAACCAGGATACTGACCCGGCAATTCCTGCAGCCCGGAGCGAAGCTCCGCGCCCATTTCCTCGAGCAGCGCGCAGAAGAT
This is a stretch of genomic DNA from Futiania mangrovi. It encodes these proteins:
- a CDS encoding TetR/AcrR family transcriptional regulator; translated protein: MDSITPRGKRALNKEANRDAILEAAQDVFAELSFGGSSVRDIIARTGLASGTFYNYFRSKEEIFCALLEEMGAELRSGLQELPGQYPGCIAHARSCFEVYYRCILRNRGLYLVLRRNMGTVRSQVEMQGTLFGFSFFIKDIEAAVSHGGLSDAENRRITAASLGLALEVGDELLQQESPDIFGAASFSAEFLIGGIMMIKNLSQSKQANQIKIA